In the genome of Cytophagia bacterium CHB2, one region contains:
- a CDS encoding tetratricopeptide repeat protein has product MMVTSGDWLAMTLNRAKQLMRFTGRRRALAAVLMFSAILLLGCGDAHFRKGRSALQRGDYAYAVEELFQAAQKDTRNAVHLRELGIALFYMRDFERAAAVLQRANRLNPGDGRTLFFLGYCQEQQGNYAEAIAAYGEYRRQPFFDAMSKQLQSRISRLSLKLAELEIEKALHDERTRSLAKPPSNTVAVLYFRNVSERAEWNALLKGLAAILTTDLGKVKSLRLVERTKMEVLLNEISASTSQLYDSFTAPRAGRVLGADRVVIGGATALGTSSLQLDAGIIQSSTSELVAKTVRTSGRLSDILQLEKQLAFALIQQRGILPRA; this is encoded by the coding sequence ATGATGGTGACCTCAGGCGATTGGCTGGCAATGACTTTAAACAGGGCAAAACAGTTGATGCGATTCACGGGCAGGCGCCGCGCGCTGGCCGCGGTTCTAATGTTCAGCGCGATTTTGCTCTTAGGCTGCGGCGATGCGCATTTCCGCAAAGGCCGCAGCGCGTTGCAGCGCGGCGATTATGCGTACGCCGTCGAGGAACTGTTCCAGGCCGCGCAAAAGGATACGCGTAATGCTGTTCATCTGCGCGAGTTGGGCATTGCCTTGTTTTACATGCGCGATTTCGAACGCGCTGCCGCAGTGTTGCAACGTGCCAATCGGTTGAATCCGGGCGACGGCAGAACCCTGTTCTTTCTCGGCTATTGCCAGGAGCAACAAGGCAACTATGCGGAAGCCATCGCGGCATACGGTGAATATCGCCGCCAGCCGTTTTTTGACGCCATGAGCAAGCAATTGCAAAGCCGCATCAGCCGGCTGTCACTGAAACTGGCAGAATTGGAAATCGAGAAAGCGTTGCATGACGAGAGAACGCGCAGCCTGGCCAAGCCGCCCTCCAACACCGTTGCTGTGTTGTATTTCCGCAATGTTTCAGAACGCGCGGAATGGAATGCCCTGCTCAAGGGCCTGGCCGCGATTCTGACAACGGACCTCGGCAAAGTAAAAAGCCTGCGCCTGGTCGAGCGTACGAAAATGGAAGTTTTGCTGAATGAGATTTCAGCTTCCACCTCCCAGCTTTATGACAGTTTCACCGCGCCGCGCGCGGGACGAGTTTTGGGCGCCGATCGTGTAGTGATTGGCGGCGCAACGGCTCTGGGCACTTCAAGCTTGCAATTGGATGCCGGCATCATCCAATCCTCAACCAGCGAACTGGTGGCGAAAACCGTGCGCACCAGCGGGCGTTTGAGCGATATTCTGCAACTTGAAAAACAGCTCGCCTTTGCGCTCATCCAACAACGTGGCATTTTGCCGCGGGCTTGA